One segment of Arthrobacter sp. MMS18-M83 DNA contains the following:
- a CDS encoding SRPBCC family protein, with product MELKHHFVVPSSLEDTWHSFNQLEDIAPCFPGATLTSVSGDEFTGTVKVKLGPIAMIYTGTGEFLERNEDTHTVVISAAGKDKRGNGTAGATVTAMLTPDGDGTSVDVTTDMNVTGKPAQFGRGVIQDISDKLLEQFVQCVIGKAGGGAAREVEPDAGGPPEPEPAAVSQPPAEPVAAPAPVAPSAPASELNLGSAVWPVLARRFGPAVLCGVAVLALVVWLSRRRGKEI from the coding sequence GTGGAACTCAAACATCACTTCGTGGTTCCCAGTTCGCTGGAGGACACCTGGCATTCCTTTAACCAATTGGAAGATATCGCGCCCTGTTTCCCGGGGGCGACCCTCACGTCCGTGAGCGGGGACGAGTTCACTGGAACGGTCAAGGTCAAGCTCGGGCCTATTGCCATGATTTACACCGGCACCGGTGAATTCCTGGAACGCAACGAGGACACGCACACGGTGGTCATTTCGGCCGCAGGAAAGGACAAACGCGGCAATGGCACAGCCGGCGCCACCGTGACTGCAATGCTGACGCCCGACGGCGATGGCACCTCCGTGGACGTGACCACCGACATGAACGTCACCGGCAAACCGGCACAATTCGGCCGGGGCGTCATCCAAGATATCTCCGACAAATTGCTGGAGCAGTTTGTCCAGTGCGTGATTGGGAAGGCAGGCGGCGGGGCTGCGAGGGAGGTTGAGCCCGACGCCGGCGGGCCTCCGGAACCCGAACCGGCGGCGGTATCCCAGCCTCCGGCGGAGCCTGTGGCGGCACCTGCGCCCGTCGCACCATCCGCGCCGGCGTCCGAGTTGAACCTGGGCTCGGCCGTGTGGCCCGTCCTCGCGCGCCGCTTCGGCCCCGCCGTGCTCTGCGGCGTCGCCGTCCTGGCCCTGGTTGTCTGGCTGTCCCGGCGGCGCGGTAAGGAGATCTAG
- a CDS encoding rhamnulokinase, whose product MSAQLFAAVDIGASSGRVMLGRVGGGSVSVETVHRFPNGVVELDGGLHWDFDALFEEVLKGLAAAADTAVASGERITSIGIDTWAVDYGLVDASGKLLAQPFSYRDERGRTAVANVHKVLDPARLYATTGLQFLQFNTIYQLATERELRGVQALLIPDLIAFKLTGRRRTEATNASTTGLFDAVAGEWATELFKPLGLPKDVFPAIIQPGETVGTLLPDITARTGLPPETAVVAVGSHDTASAVAAVPASRDDFAYISSGTWSLVGVELDSPVLGEASRLANFTNERGVDGTIRYLRNVGGLWLLSECMRTWAAEGDAPSLASLLESAAALPAGGPQINADDPAFIAPDNMPERIRSAVRATGAVLPDRHAAVVRCILDSLAAGYARTLARAEELSGKQTSVVHIVGGGSQNRLLCQLTADATGKTVVAGPVEATALGNVLVQARAATKEHRSLQELRRLVASSSALQRYEPARAGTAALQELSQ is encoded by the coding sequence ATGAGTGCCCAGTTGTTCGCGGCAGTCGATATCGGAGCGTCCTCCGGGCGCGTCATGCTTGGCCGCGTGGGCGGGGGTAGCGTCTCGGTGGAAACGGTGCACCGCTTCCCCAATGGCGTCGTAGAGCTCGACGGCGGACTTCACTGGGACTTCGACGCCCTGTTCGAGGAGGTGCTCAAGGGACTTGCGGCGGCCGCTGATACGGCCGTCGCGAGCGGCGAGCGGATCACCAGCATCGGCATCGACACGTGGGCAGTCGACTACGGGCTGGTGGATGCCAGCGGCAAACTCCTCGCGCAGCCGTTCAGCTACCGCGACGAGCGGGGCCGCACCGCCGTCGCGAACGTCCACAAGGTGCTGGACCCGGCACGGCTCTACGCCACCACCGGGCTGCAATTCCTGCAATTCAATACGATCTACCAGCTCGCCACCGAGCGGGAACTGCGCGGCGTCCAGGCCTTGCTGATTCCGGACCTGATCGCGTTCAAGCTCACGGGGCGGCGCCGGACCGAGGCCACCAATGCGTCCACCACCGGGCTGTTCGACGCGGTCGCGGGGGAGTGGGCCACCGAACTGTTCAAGCCGCTCGGCCTGCCCAAGGACGTTTTCCCAGCCATCATTCAGCCCGGCGAAACCGTCGGCACGCTGCTGCCGGATATCACGGCCCGGACAGGGTTGCCGCCGGAGACTGCGGTGGTTGCCGTGGGATCGCACGACACCGCCTCGGCCGTGGCCGCGGTGCCGGCGTCCCGCGACGACTTCGCCTACATTTCCTCCGGGACATGGTCCTTGGTGGGCGTGGAACTGGACAGCCCGGTCCTGGGCGAAGCAAGCCGGCTGGCCAACTTCACCAACGAACGCGGGGTCGACGGCACCATCAGATACTTGCGCAACGTGGGCGGGCTATGGCTGCTCAGTGAATGCATGCGCACCTGGGCTGCCGAAGGGGACGCGCCGTCGCTGGCCAGCCTCCTCGAATCCGCGGCCGCGCTGCCCGCCGGAGGCCCGCAAATCAACGCAGACGATCCCGCGTTCATCGCGCCGGACAACATGCCCGAGCGGATCCGATCCGCCGTGCGCGCCACCGGCGCCGTCCTCCCGGACCGTCACGCCGCCGTCGTGCGTTGCATTCTGGACAGCCTGGCCGCCGGCTACGCCAGGACCCTCGCACGCGCGGAAGAACTATCCGGCAAGCAGACCTCCGTGGTCCACATCGTCGGCGGCGGCTCGCAAAACCGCCTGCTGTGCCAGCTCACCGCGGACGCCACCGGCAAAACGGTCGTAGCTGGTCCCGTGGAAGCTACGGCGCTTGGGAACGTCCTGGTGCAGGCACGCGCGGCCACCAAGGAGCACCGCAGTCTCCAGGAATTACGCCGGCTAGTAGCCTCCAGCTCAGCGCTGCAACGCTACGAGCCCGCGCGCGCGGGGACGGCGGCACTCCAGGAATTGAGTCAGTGA
- a CDS encoding bifunctional aldolase/short-chain dehydrogenase, with product MTNKTVEELIARSNRLGADKRNTNFAGGNTSAKGTEKDPVTGEDIELLWVKGSGGDLGTLRAENLAVLRLDRLQALKAVYPGVEREDEMVAAFDYCLFGKGGAAPSIDTAMHGLVDAAHVDHLHPDSGIAIATAVDGEALTSKVFGEKVVWVPWRRPGFQLGLDIAAIKEANPQAIGTILGGHGITAWGTTSEEAEANSLWIIEQAERYIAQNGKAEPFGAKLPGYAALPEAERRAKAAALAPVIRGIASADKPQVGHFSDDPRVLEFLEGAEHPRLGALGTSCPDHFLRTKVKPLLLDLPADAGIEESIARLKELHAAYREDYQAYYDRHADADSPALRGADPAIVLVPGVGMFSYGKDKQTARVAGEFYLNAINVMRGAEAISSYAPIEESEKFRIEYWALEEAKLSRMPKLKSHATRIALVTGAASGIGKAIATRLAAEGACVVIADLNLDNARAVAAELGGADVAVGIQADVTDEAQVAAAVQEAVLVFGGLDLVVNNAGLSISKPLLETTEKDWDLQHNVMAKGSFLVSKAAAKVMIDQGMGGDIVYISSKNSVFAGPNNIAYSATKADQAHQVRLLAAELGEYGIRVNGINPDGVVRGSGIFAGGWGAKRAAVYGVEEQELGKYYAQRTLLKREVLPEHVANAAAVLTSNELSHTTGLHIPVDAGVAAAFLR from the coding sequence ATGACTAACAAGACTGTTGAAGAACTGATCGCCCGTTCCAACCGCTTGGGCGCGGACAAGCGGAACACCAACTTCGCAGGCGGAAACACTTCGGCCAAGGGCACGGAAAAGGATCCGGTCACCGGTGAGGATATCGAGCTCCTGTGGGTCAAGGGCTCCGGCGGGGACCTGGGAACCCTGAGGGCCGAAAACCTGGCGGTTTTGCGCCTGGACCGGCTGCAGGCACTCAAGGCTGTTTACCCCGGCGTCGAGCGTGAAGACGAAATGGTGGCCGCTTTCGACTACTGCCTGTTCGGCAAAGGCGGCGCCGCGCCCTCGATCGATACCGCCATGCACGGACTCGTGGACGCCGCGCACGTGGACCACCTGCACCCGGACTCGGGCATCGCGATTGCGACGGCGGTGGACGGCGAAGCGCTGACCTCCAAGGTCTTCGGCGAGAAGGTCGTGTGGGTTCCCTGGCGCCGTCCCGGTTTCCAACTGGGACTGGACATCGCCGCGATCAAGGAAGCCAACCCGCAGGCAATCGGCACCATCCTTGGCGGCCACGGCATCACCGCGTGGGGCACTACCAGCGAGGAAGCCGAAGCCAACTCCCTCTGGATCATCGAGCAGGCCGAACGCTACATCGCCCAGAACGGCAAAGCCGAGCCCTTCGGCGCCAAACTCCCCGGCTACGCCGCACTCCCGGAAGCCGAGCGTCGCGCGAAGGCAGCCGCGTTGGCTCCCGTGATCCGCGGCATCGCTTCGGCCGACAAGCCGCAGGTGGGCCACTTTAGCGATGATCCGCGTGTCCTCGAGTTCCTCGAAGGCGCCGAGCACCCGCGCCTGGGCGCGCTGGGCACCTCCTGCCCCGACCACTTCCTGCGCACCAAGGTCAAGCCCCTCCTCCTGGATCTTCCGGCCGACGCAGGCATTGAGGAGAGCATCGCTCGCCTCAAGGAACTCCACGCCGCATACCGCGAGGATTACCAGGCCTACTACGACCGCCACGCCGACGCCGATTCCCCGGCCTTGCGCGGCGCGGATCCGGCCATTGTCCTGGTCCCCGGAGTGGGCATGTTCTCCTATGGCAAGGACAAGCAGACCGCACGTGTGGCCGGCGAGTTCTACCTCAACGCGATCAACGTGATGCGCGGCGCGGAGGCCATTTCCTCCTACGCGCCCATCGAGGAATCCGAGAAATTCCGGATCGAATACTGGGCCCTTGAGGAAGCCAAGCTCTCCCGGATGCCCAAACTCAAGTCGCACGCCACGCGCATCGCGCTGGTGACGGGCGCGGCGTCGGGCATTGGGAAGGCGATCGCTACCCGCCTCGCCGCGGAAGGCGCCTGCGTGGTCATCGCGGACCTCAACCTGGACAACGCGCGGGCTGTTGCCGCCGAACTCGGCGGCGCGGACGTCGCCGTCGGAATCCAGGCCGATGTCACCGACGAAGCCCAGGTGGCCGCGGCGGTCCAGGAAGCCGTGCTGGTCTTCGGCGGGCTGGACCTGGTGGTGAACAACGCGGGCCTGTCCATCTCCAAGCCGCTGCTGGAAACCACGGAGAAGGACTGGGACCTGCAGCACAACGTCATGGCCAAGGGCTCGTTCCTGGTCTCCAAGGCCGCGGCGAAGGTCATGATCGATCAGGGCATGGGCGGAGACATCGTCTACATTTCCTCGAAGAACTCGGTGTTCGCGGGCCCGAACAACATCGCCTACTCCGCCACCAAGGCTGACCAGGCCCACCAGGTTCGCTTGTTGGCGGCGGAACTGGGCGAGTACGGCATCCGCGTCAACGGCATCAACCCCGACGGCGTGGTCCGCGGTTCCGGCATCTTCGCTGGCGGTTGGGGCGCCAAGCGCGCCGCCGTCTATGGAGTCGAAGAGCAGGAACTGGGCAAGTACTACGCCCAGCGCACCCTTCTCAAGCGCGAAGTCCTGCCCGAGCACGTGGCCAACGCGGCCGCCGTGCTGACCAGCAACGAACTCTCGCACACCACGGGCCTGCACATCCCGGTGGACGCGGGCGTCGCCGCAGCCTTCCTGCGATGA
- the rhaI gene encoding L-rhamnose isomerase: protein MKDVATALGRLEELAIEVPSWAYGNSGTRFKVFGTPGTPRTIQEKLADAAKVHELTGLAPTVALHIPWDKVDDYAALRAYAAGLGVGLGTINSNTFQDDEYKFGSLTSSAAAVRRRAIDHHLECIEIMHATGSRDLKIWLADGTNYPGQDDMRGRQDRLDESLQEIYAALGESQRLVLEYKFFEPAFYHTDVPDWGTSYAQTVALGEKAFVCLDTGHHAPGTNIEFIVMQLLRLGKLGSFDFNSRFYADDDLIVGAADPFQLFRIMHEVIRGGGFGEESGVALMLDQCHNLEEKIPGQIRSVLNVQEMTARALLIDGAALAEAQREGDVLAANGIFNDAFYTDVRPVLAEWRESRGLPADPMTAFKASGYQKKINEDRVGGQQAGWGA, encoded by the coding sequence CAACTCGGGCACCCGCTTCAAGGTGTTCGGCACGCCCGGCACCCCGCGGACCATCCAGGAGAAGCTCGCCGACGCCGCGAAAGTCCACGAACTGACGGGCCTTGCGCCGACCGTGGCACTGCACATCCCGTGGGACAAGGTGGACGATTACGCTGCCCTCCGTGCTTACGCTGCCGGCCTTGGCGTTGGACTGGGAACAATCAACTCCAATACGTTCCAGGACGACGAGTACAAGTTCGGTTCTCTGACCTCCTCCGCCGCGGCCGTACGCCGCCGCGCTATCGACCACCACCTGGAGTGCATCGAGATCATGCACGCCACCGGTTCCCGGGACCTGAAGATCTGGCTGGCGGACGGCACCAACTACCCGGGCCAGGATGACATGCGCGGCCGCCAGGACCGCCTGGACGAGTCCCTGCAGGAGATCTACGCAGCCCTCGGCGAGAGCCAGCGCCTGGTCCTGGAGTACAAGTTCTTCGAGCCGGCTTTCTACCACACCGACGTTCCGGACTGGGGCACCTCTTACGCGCAGACCGTTGCCCTGGGGGAGAAGGCCTTCGTCTGCCTGGACACCGGCCACCATGCCCCGGGCACCAACATCGAGTTCATCGTGATGCAGTTGTTGCGCCTGGGCAAGCTGGGCTCCTTCGACTTCAATTCCCGTTTCTATGCCGATGACGACCTGATCGTCGGTGCCGCGGATCCGTTCCAGTTGTTCCGCATCATGCACGAGGTCATCCGTGGTGGCGGCTTCGGCGAAGAGTCAGGCGTCGCCCTCATGCTGGACCAGTGCCACAACTTGGAGGAGAAGATCCCGGGCCAGATCCGCTCGGTGCTCAACGTCCAGGAAATGACTGCCCGCGCGCTGCTTATCGACGGCGCTGCGCTGGCTGAGGCACAACGCGAAGGTGACGTGCTGGCCGCCAATGGCATCTTCAACGATGCCTTCTATACCGATGTCCGGCCTGTCCTGGCGGAGTGGCGTGAATCGCGAGGCCTGCCCGCAGACCCGATGACGGCGTTCAAGGCCAGTGGCTACCAGAAGAAGATCAACGAGGACCGCGTGGGCGGCCAGCAAGCCGGATGGGGCGCTTAG
- a CDS encoding LacI family DNA-binding transcriptional regulator, which produces MPNNLGAKLKDVAVLAQVSVGTVSNVLNKPEQVSTDKKNRVLAAIDQLGFVRNESARSLRSGSSRSLGMLVLDVRNPFFTDVALGAEDVADAHKHSFILANSAENSVREQSYLDLFEQQRVQGILITPLGDVIKRLEVMRSRGIPSVLVDRLASTGHFCSVSVDDTAGGRVAMEHLLSVGSTRPAFVGGPFTLQQVDDRYHGALAATEAAGVRLQLFETPNLKFERGRDIGDVINDLEPDTRPDGVFAANDQLALGLLQSFTENGLRVPEDIAIVGFDDIDFASQSSIPLTSIRQPRQLIGERAAELLFDEIDNELEHEHRQVVFMPELVVRRSSQRS; this is translated from the coding sequence GTGCCGAACAACTTGGGCGCCAAGCTGAAGGATGTTGCCGTCCTGGCCCAGGTTTCCGTCGGCACGGTGTCAAATGTCTTGAACAAACCCGAGCAGGTCTCAACCGACAAGAAGAATCGTGTTCTGGCCGCAATCGATCAGCTTGGCTTCGTGCGCAACGAATCGGCCAGAAGCCTGCGGTCCGGTTCAAGCAGGAGCTTGGGCATGCTGGTTCTCGACGTCCGGAACCCCTTCTTCACGGATGTGGCGCTCGGAGCCGAGGACGTAGCCGATGCCCACAAACACTCCTTCATCCTGGCCAATAGCGCGGAAAACAGCGTCCGGGAGCAGTCCTACCTTGACCTCTTTGAACAACAGCGTGTCCAAGGCATCCTGATCACTCCCTTGGGGGATGTCATCAAGCGTCTTGAGGTCATGCGCTCCCGGGGCATACCTTCAGTCCTCGTGGATCGGCTCGCGAGCACCGGCCACTTCTGCTCAGTTTCAGTCGACGACACAGCGGGCGGGAGGGTCGCAATGGAGCACCTCTTGAGCGTGGGTTCAACCCGTCCGGCCTTTGTTGGGGGGCCGTTTACCCTTCAACAGGTTGATGATCGCTACCATGGTGCACTTGCCGCAACCGAGGCGGCAGGCGTCCGGCTTCAGTTGTTTGAAACTCCGAACCTGAAGTTCGAGCGCGGCCGCGACATTGGCGACGTGATCAACGATCTCGAGCCGGACACGCGCCCTGACGGCGTTTTTGCTGCCAACGACCAGCTCGCCCTCGGGCTCCTGCAATCCTTTACCGAGAACGGGCTGCGGGTACCCGAGGACATCGCGATTGTGGGCTTCGACGATATTGACTTCGCCTCCCAATCAAGCATCCCGCTCACGTCCATCAGGCAGCCACGGCAACTCATTGGCGAACGCGCGGCCGAGCTCCTTTTCGACGAAATCGACAATGAACTCGAACACGAACACCGGCAGGTCGTGTTTATGCCGGAGCTTGTTGTTCGGAGAAGCAGCCAGCGCTCCTAG
- a CDS encoding FAD binding domain-containing protein, protein MIPSAFDYAAPATVAEALGVLADAGDDVKLLAGGQSLIPVMKLRLADPAMVVDLGRIGELSGVREDGDALLIGAMTTHHQIATDPLIAEHVPLLAMAAATVADPQVRHRGTFGGALVHADPAGDLPAPVLAAEATFILAGPNGERRVAAADFFQGYFTTAVDDGEILTHIRVPKYTGWGAHYEKFTRVAQQWSIVAVAAMVRLEGGTIAEARIGLTNMASTPLRAAAVEQALAGAPATREAIATASAHAAEGTDPASDLNGDAAYRRHLAEVLTKRAVIAAAGL, encoded by the coding sequence ATGATTCCGAGCGCATTCGATTACGCCGCTCCGGCTACGGTGGCGGAGGCACTGGGCGTGCTGGCCGATGCCGGCGACGACGTGAAGCTGCTGGCCGGGGGTCAAAGCCTGATCCCGGTGATGAAACTGCGCCTTGCAGACCCGGCGATGGTGGTCGATCTGGGCCGGATCGGTGAGCTGTCCGGGGTGCGCGAGGACGGCGATGCCTTGCTGATCGGAGCCATGACGACGCACCATCAGATCGCCACCGACCCGCTGATTGCCGAGCACGTCCCGTTGCTGGCCATGGCCGCGGCAACAGTTGCGGATCCGCAGGTCCGCCACCGCGGCACGTTCGGTGGCGCGTTAGTGCACGCCGACCCCGCGGGCGACCTGCCCGCTCCGGTGCTGGCCGCCGAGGCGACGTTCATCCTGGCCGGTCCGAACGGGGAACGCCGGGTGGCAGCGGCGGACTTCTTCCAGGGCTACTTCACCACCGCCGTCGACGACGGCGAAATCCTCACCCACATTCGGGTGCCGAAGTACACAGGCTGGGGTGCGCACTATGAGAAATTCACCCGTGTCGCCCAGCAATGGTCCATCGTCGCAGTGGCCGCGATGGTCCGATTGGAGGGCGGCACCATCGCCGAGGCCCGGATCGGCCTGACCAACATGGCCAGCACGCCCCTGCGAGCCGCCGCCGTCGAACAGGCTCTAGCGGGCGCCCCGGCGACCCGGGAAGCGATCGCCACCGCCAGCGCACACGCCGCCGAAGGGACCGATCCTGCAAGCGACCTCAATGGGGACGCGGCATACCGCCGCCATCTGGCCGAGGTCTTGACCAAGCGGGCCGTCATCGCGGCCGCCGGGCTCTAG